The segment GCACAGTGTGGTCGTCCGGGTCGGCAAGGCCGACGTCAGCGCCGAGGACGTCCTCGCCGTCGCCCGCGGCGGGGCCCGGGTGGAGATCGGGCCGGACGCGCTCGCCGAGATGGCCGCCGCGCGGGCCCGGATCGACGCGCTGGCCGCCGAGCCGCGGCCGGTGTACGGCGTGTCGACCGGCTTCGGGGCGCTCGCGGTGCGGCACATCAGCCCCGAACTGCGGGCCCAGCTGCAGCGCTCGCTGGTGCGCTCGCACGCCGCGGGCATGGGCCCGGTGGTGGAGACCGAGGTGGTCCGGGCGCTGGTGTTCCTGCGGATGAAGACCCTGGCCTCCGGCCGCACCGGCGTGCGCCCGCTGGTCGCCGAGACGATGGCCGCCCTGCTGAACGCCCGGATCACCCCCGCGGTGCGCGAGTTCGGCTCGCTGGGCTGCTCCGGCGACCTCGCCCCGCTCTCGCACTGCGCGCTGGTGCTGATGGGCGAGGGCACCGCGTTCGGCCCGGACGGGGTGGAGAGGCCCGCCGCCGAACTGCTCGCCGCCGCCGGGATCGCACCCGTCGAACTGCTGGAGAAGGAGGGCCTGGCCCTCATCAACGGCACCGACGGCATGCTCGGCATGCTCGTGATGGCGCTCGCCGACCTGCGCCGGCTCTACACCACCGCCGACGTCACCGCCGCGATGAGCCTGGAGGCGCTGCTCGGCACCGACAAGGTGCTCGCCCCCGAACTGCACGCCCCGATCCGCCCGCACCCCGGGCAGGCCGCCGCCGCCGCCAACATGCTGGCCGTGCTGCGCGGCTCCGGCCTGACCGGCCACCACCAGGACGACGCGCCGCGGGTCCAGGACGCGTACTCGATCCGCTGCGCCCCGCAGGTCGCCGGCGCCGGCCGGGACACCCTGGCGCACGCCGCGCTGGTCGCCGAACGGGAACTGGCCGCCTCGGTGGACAACCCGGTGGTGCTGCCCGACGGCCGGGTCGAGTCGAACGGCAACTTCCACGGCGCGCCGGTCGGCTACGTGCTGGACTTCCTGGCGATCGCCGCCGCCGACCTGGCCTCGATCTCCGAGCGGCGCACCGACCGGCTGCTGGACAAGGCCCGCTCGCACGGCCTGCCCGCCTTCCTGGCCGACGACCCGGGCGTCGACTCCGGCCTGATGATCGCCCAGTACACCCAGGCCGCGCTGGTCAGCGAGAACAAGCGGCTCGCGGTGCCCGCCTCGGTCGACTCCATCCCGTCCTCGGCGATGCAGGAGGACCACGTCTCGATGGGCTGGTCCGCGGCCCGCAAGCTGCGCCAGGCGGTGGCCAACCTCGGGCGGGTGCTCGCGGTGGAACTCGTCGCCTCCGCACGGGCGTTGGAGATCCGGGAGCAGGCCGCCGAGCAGCCGGGCGCGCTCGCCCCGGCGACCGCCGCCGCGGTCGCCGCCGCCCGCGCGGCCGGCGTCGGCGGGCCGGGCCGGGACCGCTTCCTCTCCCCGGACCTGGAGGCCGCCGCCGACCTGGTCGCCTCCGGCGCGCTGCTGGAGGCGGTCGAGCGGGTCACCGGACCGCTGGCCTGACCGGCCGCGGGACGGGCGGGCCGGGCGGCGCACCCGCCGGCTCGCGCTCCGGAGCCGCCCGTCCCGTCAGGCGATACGCGATTGCCCACCTGGCGGGACTGCGCCACAGTCGTCCCACCGTCGAAGCCACCGGCGACCGCCCAACCGAGCGTGGAGGTAGCGCACATGACCGCCCTGGACGAGACCGGCACCGCCACCGGGCCCTCCGCCCGGCTGCTCCACCTCTTCGAAGGCCACCGCCTCACGCCCACCCAGCGGCGGATCGCCCACTCGCTGGTCCGGCACGCCGCCGAGGCGCCGTTCCTGTCCAGCGTGGAGGTCGCCGAACTGGCCGGGGTCAGCCAGCCCTCGGTGACCAGGTTCGCGGTCGCGCTCGGCTACGACGGCTACCCGGCGCTGCGCAAGCAGCTGCGCGAGCTGGGCGTCGGCGAGCCGGGCACCCCCGAGAGCCACCACGACGTGGTGCGCAACGAGCACCAGCAGGCCGTGCTGGCCGAGATCGAGCACCTGCGCCACCTCGCCGAACTGCTCGCCGACCCGGCCCCGATCGTCCGGGCCGCCCGGATCCTGGCCGCCTCCCGCCCGCTGCCCGTGCTCGGCCTGCGGGCCGCCTCCGCGCAGGCCCGCGGCTTCGCGTACTTCGCCGGCAAGGTGCACCCCGACATCCGGCTGCTCGACGAGGGCGGCTCGATGCTCGCCGACCGGCTGGAGCAGGTCGCCGCCGCCGGGGCCACCGCGCTGCTCTGCTTCGCGCTGCCGCGCTACCCGCGCGAGCTGATGGACGCCCTCGCGGTGGCCCGGGAGTGCGGGCTGACGGTGCTCACCGTCGCCGACTCGGCGTTCGCCCCCGTCGCCAAGCTCTCCGACGTCCTGCTGCCCGCCGCCGTCGGCACCGGCCTGGTCTTCGACACCGCGTGCGCGCCGATGATGCTCGGCCGGGTCCTGCTGCAGACCATGTGCGACGAACTGCCGGACGCCGAAGCCCGGCTGGAGGCGATCGAGCAGTCCGCGACGGCCCGTCAGCTCTTCCTGGACTGACACCTGTTGTTCGCCGAATGACACCTTTCCACCGGGTTGGCGACGGGCGGTGAGCGGGCATGCCTCTCGGTAGGGAGAAGACAGCTCGGACGGGGGAAGTCCAATGCCACCGCCGATCCACCAGATGAGACTCACCGGCCGGCTCGGTTCCGGGGCCGACGAATGGTCCTGCCCGCTCTGCGGCCGCCGCATCGCGCTGCGCCGCCTGCCCGACCCCGAACTGATCGTCCTCGACCCGGGCGACGAGGAGGCCGTGCACATCGGCGTCCTGGAGCCCGGCGACCCGGCCTCCGAGGCCGCCGCCGCCCGCTACGGCGTCGGCCCGGTCCAGCACATCCCGCGCCCCCCGGCCCGCCCCGGCCAGCCGACCCCCGAGCCCGACGCGGCCGACCGCCGCTGGCTGGCCGAGATCGGCATCGACTGGGACGGCGACGAGGCGGCCTGAGCCACCGCCCGCGGCGGCGCGGACGGGAGCAGACTGGAGGTGGCGCACCGGACGGGTGCGGTGGCGGGTGATGGCGATGAGGTACTGGCACCACGGGCCCCGCGGCGGAATGCCGTGGGTCTGGCCCGGGATCGTGTTCCTGCTGTTCGGGTTGCTGCTGGTGGTCCTGCTGGCCGTGCTGTGGCGGGTGGCCGGGCAGCACCGGACGACCGGCGGCCCGGCGCCCCGGTGGGGGAGCGCCCCGCCGCCGGCCCGGCACGCCGAGGCGGAGCGGCTGCTGGGCGAACGGCTGGCCCGGGGCGAGATCGAGGTCGAGGAGTACCGGCGGCGGCTGGCCGCGCTGCGCGGCGAGCCGGGAGAGGAGAGGTCCGCGGGGGAGGGGCCGGACTGATCCGCGGGCGCGGGACTCTGGCCGGGCCGCTGCTGTTTGGATATATTCAGCCTCGTTGATCGTGAATGGAATCCATCCGGTAGGAGGCTGGCCCATGGCAGAGCAGACGAGCGGCCCGCGCGAGGTCCGCGCGGCCCGGGGCACCGGGCTGAGCACGCAGGGCTGGCAGCAGGAGGCCGCCCTGCGGATGCTGATGAACAACCTGGACCCGGAGGTCGCCGAGCACCCCTCCAAGCTGGTGGTCTACGGCGGCACCGGCAAGGCCGCCCGGGACTGGCGCTCCTTCGACGCGATGGTGAGGACCCTGCAGGGCCTCAAGCAGGACGAGACCATGCTGGTCCAGTCCGGCCGCCCGGTCGGCGTGATGCAGACCCACGAGTGGGCGCCGCGGGTGCTGATCGCCAACTCCAACCTGGTCGGCGACTGGGCGAACTGGGAGGAGTTCCGCCGCCTGGAGTCGCTCGGCCTCACCATGTACGGCCAGATGACCGCCGGCTCCTGGATCTACATCGGCACCCAGGGCATCCTCCAGGGCACCTACGAGACCTTCGCCGCCGTGGCGAACAAGAAGTTCGGCGGCACGCTGGAGGGCACCGTCACCCTCACCGCCGGCCTCGGCGGCATGGGCGGCGCCCAGCCGCTGGCCGTCACCATGAACGGCGGCGTGGCGATCTGCATCGACTGCGACCCGTCCCGGATCGCCCGCCGGATCGAGCACCGCTACCTCGACGTCGAGGCCCGGAACCTCGACCACGCCCTCCAACTGGCCGTCGAGGCCCGCGACAAGCGGCAGCCGCTCTCCATCGGCCTGCTCGGCAACGCCGCCGACCTGCTGCCGCAGCTGCTCGCCCTGGACGCCCCGATCGACATCGTCACCGACCAGACCAGCGCCCACGACCCGCTCGCCTACCTGCCCACCGGCGTCGCCTTCGAGGACATGGCGGCCTACGCGGCCGACAAGCCCGCCGAGTTCACCACCCGGGCCCGCGAGTCGATGGCCCGGCACGTGGAGGCGATGGTCGGCTTCCAGGACCGCGGCGCGGAGGTCTTCGACTACGGCAACTCGATCCGCGGCGAGGCCCAGCTCGCCGGGTACGACCGGGCGTTCGCCTTCCCCGGCTTCGTCCCCGCGTACATCCGGCCGCTGTTCTGCGAGGGCAAGGGCCCGTTCCGCTGGGCCGCGCTCTCCGGCGACCCGAAGGACATCCACAGGACCGACAAGGCCGTCCTCGACCTGTTCCCGGAGAACGAGTCGCTGCACCGCTGGATCACCATGGCCCAGGAGAAGGTGCACTTCCAGGGCCTGCCCGCGCGGATCTGCTGGCTCGGCTACGGCGAGCGCGACAAGGCGGGCGAGCGGTTCAACGACATGGTGGCCTCCGGCGAGCTGTCCGCGCCGATCGTGATCGGCCGCGACCACCTGGACTGCGGCTCGGTCGCCTCCCCCTACCGGGAGACCGAGGCGATGCTCGACGGCTCCGACGCGATCGCCGACTGGCCGCTGCTCAACGCCATGGTCAACGTGGCCTCCGGCGCCTCCTGGGTCTCCATCCACCACGGCGGCGGCGTCGGCATCGGCCGCTCGATCCACGCCGGGCAGGTCACCGTCGCCGACGGCACCGCGCTGGCCGGCGAGAAGATCCGCCGGGTCCTCACCAACGATCCCGGCATGGGCGTCATCCGGCACGTCGACGCCGGCTACGACCGGGCGGACGAGGTCGCCGCGGAGCGGGGCGTGCGCGTGCCCATGAACGAGCACAGCCCCGTGGTCGAGCTGTGAGCTTCGACGCGATGTGGGCGGAGCTGCTCCCCGTGGGCCGCTCCGCCGCCACCGGCGGCTACCGGCGGCACGCCTGGAACTCCGCCGACGCCGAGGGCCGGGCCTGGTTCGAGCAGCAGGCCCGGTCCCGGGGGCTGGCGTACGAGACCGACCGCAACGGCAACCAGTGGGCCTGGCACGGGGACCCGGCCGCCGGGAACGCCGTGGTCACCGGCTCGCACCTGGACTCCGTCCCCGACGGCGGCGCCTACGACGGGCCGCTCGGGGTGGTCTCCGCCTTCGCCGCCCTCGACGAACTGCGCGCCCGCGGGGCCGGGTTCACCCGCCCGCTGGCGGTCGTCAACTTCGCCGACGAGGAGGGCGCCCGGTTCGGCGTCGCCTGCGTCGGCTCCCGGCTGGCCACCGGCGCGCTCGACCGGGACGCCGCGTACGCGCTGCGCGACGCCGACGGCGTCCGGCTGCCCGACGCCATGGAGAAGGCCGGGCACGACCCGGCGCTGATCGGAGCCGACCCCG is part of the Kitasatospora cineracea genome and harbors:
- the hutH gene encoding histidine ammonia-lyase, whose protein sequence is MHSVVVRVGKADVSAEDVLAVARGGARVEIGPDALAEMAAARARIDALAAEPRPVYGVSTGFGALAVRHISPELRAQLQRSLVRSHAAGMGPVVETEVVRALVFLRMKTLASGRTGVRPLVAETMAALLNARITPAVREFGSLGCSGDLAPLSHCALVLMGEGTAFGPDGVERPAAELLAAAGIAPVELLEKEGLALINGTDGMLGMLVMALADLRRLYTTADVTAAMSLEALLGTDKVLAPELHAPIRPHPGQAAAAANMLAVLRGSGLTGHHQDDAPRVQDAYSIRCAPQVAGAGRDTLAHAALVAERELAASVDNPVVLPDGRVESNGNFHGAPVGYVLDFLAIAAADLASISERRTDRLLDKARSHGLPAFLADDPGVDSGLMIAQYTQAALVSENKRLAVPASVDSIPSSAMQEDHVSMGWSAARKLRQAVANLGRVLAVELVASARALEIREQAAEQPGALAPATAAAVAAARAAGVGGPGRDRFLSPDLEAAADLVASGALLEAVERVTGPLA
- a CDS encoding MurR/RpiR family transcriptional regulator produces the protein MTALDETGTATGPSARLLHLFEGHRLTPTQRRIAHSLVRHAAEAPFLSSVEVAELAGVSQPSVTRFAVALGYDGYPALRKQLRELGVGEPGTPESHHDVVRNEHQQAVLAEIEHLRHLAELLADPAPIVRAARILAASRPLPVLGLRAASAQARGFAYFAGKVHPDIRLLDEGGSMLADRLEQVAAAGATALLCFALPRYPRELMDALAVARECGLTVLTVADSAFAPVAKLSDVLLPAAVGTGLVFDTACAPMMLGRVLLQTMCDELPDAEARLEAIEQSATARQLFLD
- a CDS encoding SHOCT domain-containing protein, whose amino-acid sequence is MRYWHHGPRGGMPWVWPGIVFLLFGLLLVVLLAVLWRVAGQHRTTGGPAPRWGSAPPPARHAEAERLLGERLARGEIEVEEYRRRLAALRGEPGEERSAGEGPD
- the hutU gene encoding urocanate hydratase — translated: MAEQTSGPREVRAARGTGLSTQGWQQEAALRMLMNNLDPEVAEHPSKLVVYGGTGKAARDWRSFDAMVRTLQGLKQDETMLVQSGRPVGVMQTHEWAPRVLIANSNLVGDWANWEEFRRLESLGLTMYGQMTAGSWIYIGTQGILQGTYETFAAVANKKFGGTLEGTVTLTAGLGGMGGAQPLAVTMNGGVAICIDCDPSRIARRIEHRYLDVEARNLDHALQLAVEARDKRQPLSIGLLGNAADLLPQLLALDAPIDIVTDQTSAHDPLAYLPTGVAFEDMAAYAADKPAEFTTRARESMARHVEAMVGFQDRGAEVFDYGNSIRGEAQLAGYDRAFAFPGFVPAYIRPLFCEGKGPFRWAALSGDPKDIHRTDKAVLDLFPENESLHRWITMAQEKVHFQGLPARICWLGYGERDKAGERFNDMVASGELSAPIVIGRDHLDCGSVASPYRETEAMLDGSDAIADWPLLNAMVNVASGASWVSIHHGGGVGIGRSIHAGQVTVADGTALAGEKIRRVLTNDPGMGVIRHVDAGYDRADEVAAERGVRVPMNEHSPVVEL